One window of the Desmonostoc muscorum LEGE 12446 genome contains the following:
- a CDS encoding POTRA domain-containing protein: MVVTGAEGELENQVYDVIRTKPGMRTTKTQLQEDINAIFGTGYFSNVQAVPTDTPLGVRVTAVKIPNPVLKLVTVKNAPTLPKNVIQDSDFSKPCKTACCSCLDSFFKPWSASKAADETSKTLIFSVAGRFGIHPAF; this comes from the coding sequence GTGGTAGTAACTGGAGCAGAGGGAGAATTGGAAAATCAAGTCTATGATGTAATTCGGACAAAGCCTGGTATGAGAACAACCAAGACTCAGCTTCAAGAAGATATTAATGCCATCTTTGGTACAGGCTATTTTTCTAATGTGCAAGCAGTTCCCACAGATACACCTCTGGGGGTTCGAGTAACAGCAGTGAAAATTCCAAACCCAGTTCTCAAATTAGTCACTGTCAAGAACGCCCCAACTCTGCCAAAAAATGTAATTCAAGACAGTGACTTTTCTAAACCCTGCAAAACTGCTTGTTGTTCTTGCTTGGACAGCTTTTTTAAGCCTTGGTCGGCATCAAAAGCCGCAGACGAAACGAGCAAAACGTTAATCTTTTCAGTTGCAGGTAGATTTGGAATCCACCCTGCTTTTTAA
- a CDS encoding ParA family protein: MIVISVFNFKGGTGKSSTALNLGAFLASPKRQTLLIDLDGQRTLSFGLGMDGTEPTTLDWLTSKEAIAPKQTQVKHLCLIPGDIGMFRLKAESDLFVPALSRLSGFDVVLMDCPPGLSVVSVQAILSSSRILIPTMNEPASLKGLSEAVELIRGERADIPIDVVRTRYKPRLVLTKEADDLLIEAAVELGYRLLHTTIPDNIAVAESIAAQQPVRTYAPKSSGARAYQSLAKEYIKHWGTK, encoded by the coding sequence ATGATTGTTATCAGTGTATTCAACTTTAAAGGTGGGACAGGTAAAAGCTCTACTGCCCTAAACTTAGGGGCATTTCTAGCATCTCCCAAACGCCAAACCCTGCTGATTGATTTAGATGGACAGCGTACTCTCTCGTTCGGTCTAGGCATGGATGGTACTGAGCCAACAACCCTTGACTGGCTAACCAGTAAAGAAGCGATCGCACCCAAACAGACCCAAGTAAAACACCTTTGTCTGATTCCGGGTGACATAGGTATGTTTCGCCTAAAAGCTGAGAGTGACTTGTTCGTTCCAGCGCTGTCAAGGCTTTCTGGGTTTGATGTAGTCTTAATGGACTGTCCGCCTGGACTATCGGTGGTATCAGTGCAAGCCATCCTTAGCAGCTCGCGCATTCTTATCCCCACAATGAACGAACCCGCTTCTCTAAAAGGGCTTTCGGAAGCCGTGGAGTTAATTCGAGGGGAAAGGGCAGATATTCCCATTGATGTTGTCAGAACTCGGTATAAGCCCCGGTTAGTTCTGACTAAAGAGGCTGACGATTTACTAATTGAGGCAGCAGTGGAGTTAGGTTATCGACTGTTGCACACAACTATCCCTGATAACATAGCTGTTGCTGAATCCATCGCAGCGCAACAACCAGTCAGGACTTACGCCCCCAAGTCCAGTGGTGCTAGAGCTTACCAATCTTTAGCTAAAGAATACATCAAACATTGGGGGACGAAATGA
- a CDS encoding UPF0175 family protein: MSVIIPDDILRASNMTSDELKLEIGILLYQQGKISSGKVRAWTGITVLEFQHELAKRGLHINYDVEDFQSDVRTLQSMGLL; the protein is encoded by the coding sequence ATGAGCGTCATAATTCCCGATGACATCCTCCGAGCATCAAACATGACTTCGGATGAACTGAAATTAGAAATTGGCATCTTGCTTTATCAGCAAGGTAAAATTAGCAGTGGCAAAGTCCGAGCCTGGACAGGAATCACAGTACTTGAATTCCAGCATGAACTGGCTAAACGCGGTTTACACATCAACTATGATGTAGAAGACTTCCAATCCGATGTGCGGACACTGCAATCAATGGGCTTGTTGTGA
- a CDS encoding DUF3368 domain-containing protein: MIIVSDTSPITNLAAIGQLDLLRQLYSRVIIPQAVYNEMVGVDKVVPGAVEVQQLSWIQTIAVVNSQQVTEIQENQNNIDLGEAEAIILSLELKADLLLMDERRGRAVATSYGLNVTGLLGVLLQAKKQGLIPAIKPLIDQLIATADFRVSQKLYAIVLQSADEG, from the coding sequence GTGATTATAGTTAGCGACACATCACCGATCACAAACTTGGCAGCGATTGGTCAGTTAGATTTACTGCGTCAGTTGTATAGTCGCGTTATCATTCCCCAAGCCGTTTATAACGAGATGGTAGGTGTAGATAAAGTTGTTCCTGGGGCAGTAGAAGTACAACAACTATCTTGGATTCAGACGATAGCTGTTGTTAATTCTCAACAAGTTACAGAAATTCAGGAAAATCAGAACAATATTGACTTAGGAGAAGCCGAAGCAATTATTTTATCTTTAGAACTGAAAGCTGACTTGCTATTAATGGATGAACGCCGAGGACGAGCAGTCGCTACAAGTTATGGACTAAATGTAACGGGTCTGTTGGGAGTCTTGCTACAAGCCAAAAAACAAGGGCTAATTCCAGCTATTAAACCATTGATTGATCAGTTAATTGCTACTGCTGACTTTCGGGTTAGCCAAAAGTTGTATGCAATTGTCTTGCAATCTGCTGATGAGGGTTAG
- a CDS encoding tyrosine-type recombinase/integrase — MPNQPGWGEIVKVELEACLDAPIARYFDAQLQGDPDVLAQLLADKRNPNTRRAYEKDLRDFFLKMTLVPPTGDSVLEFLHLQPSQAVMVVLKYKAMLIKSGLREATINRRLAAIKSLAKMGRKLGVCNYSLEDVEGEKVKAYRDTRGVDSKAIAKVIQQFDRETLIGKRNYAIFLVLWGLALRRQEICHLNVGDFDFYGRKLRILGKGKGTNEEYLDMSKDVAAALADWLIARGDLNASLPIFTALDFHNEGHRLTTDAIYKIVSAAFKFAGVKKPMSPHRVRHSAITAALDATDGNIRKVQKLSRHADPRTLMIYDDNRNKDLWEMSELLTLMLKDSE; from the coding sequence ATGCCTAATCAGCCAGGTTGGGGGGAAATCGTCAAGGTAGAATTGGAGGCGTGTTTAGATGCACCGATCGCCAGATATTTTGACGCACAACTTCAGGGCGACCCAGATGTGTTGGCGCAACTGTTGGCAGATAAGCGCAACCCCAATACTCGACGGGCTTATGAAAAGGATTTGAGGGATTTCTTTCTGAAGATGACTCTTGTGCCGCCGACTGGTGATAGTGTGCTGGAGTTTCTGCACTTGCAGCCCTCTCAGGCGGTGATGGTGGTGCTGAAGTACAAGGCGATGTTGATTAAATCTGGGTTGCGGGAGGCGACAATCAATCGGCGGTTGGCGGCGATTAAGTCGTTGGCGAAGATGGGGCGTAAGCTGGGGGTGTGCAATTATTCCCTGGAGGATGTCGAGGGGGAGAAGGTTAAGGCATACCGAGATACGCGGGGTGTTGATAGCAAAGCGATAGCAAAAGTAATTCAGCAGTTTGACAGGGAGACTTTAATTGGTAAGCGCAACTATGCAATCTTTCTGGTGCTGTGGGGTTTAGCATTGCGTCGCCAGGAGATATGCCATCTTAATGTGGGCGACTTTGATTTTTATGGACGCAAGTTGAGGATTTTGGGGAAGGGCAAGGGAACGAATGAAGAATACTTGGATATGTCCAAGGATGTGGCGGCTGCTCTTGCTGATTGGCTAATTGCGCGAGGGGATTTGAATGCTAGTTTACCAATTTTTACAGCGTTAGATTTTCATAATGAAGGGCATAGATTGACTACGGATGCTATCTATAAAATAGTGTCGGCAGCTTTTAAGTTCGCTGGGGTGAAGAAACCCATGTCACCGCATAGGGTCAGGCATTCGGCAATTACGGCGGCATTGGATGCGACGGATGGGAATATTAGAAAGGTGCAGAAATTGAGCCGTCATGCTGACCCCAGGACGCTGATGATTTATGATGATAACCGGAATAAA